One segment of Variovorax sp. PAMC28562 DNA contains the following:
- a CDS encoding FliO/MopB family protein, translating into MAQSLFTVVLFLALLACAPYLLRRLQARRHGASGMVDGEASKLLSTVVVGPQQRVVTLEVGPQGARTWLVLGVTGQSINCLHVLPANPVHATQDAIDV; encoded by the coding sequence ATGGCACAAAGCCTTTTCACCGTCGTGCTGTTCCTGGCACTGCTCGCCTGCGCGCCCTACCTGCTGCGTCGTCTGCAGGCGCGGCGGCACGGCGCTTCCGGCATGGTCGATGGCGAGGCGTCGAAGCTGCTGTCGACCGTCGTGGTCGGGCCGCAGCAACGCGTGGTCACGCTCGAAGTCGGACCTCAAGGTGCGCGCACCTGGCTCGTACTGGGCGTGACGGGGCAGTCGATCAATTGCCTGCATGTGCTGCCGGCCAATCCGGTTCACGCAACGCAGGACGCCATCGATGTCTGA
- the fliN gene encoding flagellar motor switch protein FliN, whose product MSIEEQTISPSASGADWAEALEARPEGMSSAASSAPLNDIQRVLDIPVQLSVELGRKKVPIKQVLQLAQGSIVELDAMAGDPMDVLVNGYLVAQGEVVVVNNKFGIRLTDVVTPAERLRRVHRA is encoded by the coding sequence ATGTCCATTGAAGAACAGACCATCTCTCCCTCCGCTTCCGGTGCCGACTGGGCCGAAGCACTCGAGGCCCGCCCCGAAGGCATGAGCAGCGCCGCGAGCAGTGCGCCGCTCAACGACATCCAGCGCGTGCTCGACATCCCGGTGCAGTTGTCGGTCGAGCTCGGCCGGAAGAAAGTGCCGATCAAGCAGGTGCTGCAACTGGCGCAAGGCTCCATCGTCGAGCTCGATGCCATGGCCGGTGATCCGATGGACGTGCTGGTCAACGGCTACCTGGTCGCGCAAGGCGAAGTCGTGGTGGTCAACAACAAGTTCGGCATCCGCCTGACCGATGTGGTGACGCCGGCCGAACGGCTCCGTCGCGTGCATCGCGCCTGA